The following are from one region of the Capsicum annuum cultivar UCD-10X-F1 chromosome 1, UCD10Xv1.1, whole genome shotgun sequence genome:
- the LOC107839789 gene encoding serine/threonine-protein kinase-like protein At3g51990 has product MGYLSCKAESSISISNSQKSHQPHNQEKEKSIKIQEFNYRDLEAATNGFSEQKLLGRGSHGLVYKGILRNGRLVAVKRSSRGAPRISNTSKSVLQENCNEVENEIDILSKLQSPRLVNLVGFSNDSNDTLLVVEFMSNGTLYDVLHSNARVLSWGRRIKLALQTAKAVDILHCLNPPVIHRDIKSANVLIDRNFNARLGDFGLALRCHLDDFRLRSTPPAGTMGYLDPCYVTPDNLSTKTDVFSFGILLLEIISGRKAIDVAYSPPSIVDWAIPLIKRGKLLAVYDPRIPPPKDPGIRKQLAVVAAKCVRPCRERRPTMKEVAECLSGLSKLVPLHSWNGFTNPCMMVETVGRPVEWRTSQLNLKGKGSKLRDLDGGDARLATPLRNSPRVYSDLGLRSNLMDLMAGNDGQSEFRGEGDEVEPKSKSISRALSCRYVSGSVVGRRNDESLAHSNGRGGASRLRRNSSVGEHSDRD; this is encoded by the coding sequence atggGTTATTTATCATGTAAAGCTGAATCTTCTATATCGATTTCCAATTCTCAGAAATCCCATCAACCCCATaatcaagaaaaggaaaaatccaTCAAAATTCAGGAGTTTAATTACAGGGATCTTGAAGCAGCCACTAATGGCTTCTCTGAGCAAAAGCTTCTTGGTCGAGGAAGTCATGGACTTGTTTATAAAGGGATACTTCGTAATGGCCGTCTTGTTGCTGTTAAGAGGTCATCTAGAGGTGCCCCAAGAATAAGCAACACCTCGAAATCTGTGCTGCAGGAGAATTGTAATGAGGTAGAGAATGAAATTGATATTCTTTCAAAATTGCAGAGTCCAAGATTGGTTAATCTTGTTGGTTTTTCTAATGATTCAAATGACACCCTTTTGGTTGTTGAGTTTATGTCTAATGGGACACTTTATGATGTGTTGCATTCGAATGCTCGTGTGCTTAGCTGGGGGAGAAGGATAAAATTGGCTCTACAAACTGCTAAGGCCGTTGATATTCTACATTGTTTGAATCCTCCTGTGATTCATCGCGACATTAAGTCTGCTAATGTGTTGATAGACAGGAATTTCAATGCCCGTTTGGGTGATTTTGGGTTGGCGTTGAGGTGTCATCTTGATGATTTTAGGTTGAGGTCTACTCCTCCTGCTGGTACAATGGGTTATCTTGATCCATGTTATGTGACTCCTGATAATTTGAGTACCAAGACTGATGTATTTAGCTTTGGGATTTTGTTGTTGGAGATTATTAGTGGGAGGAAAGCTATTGATGTAGCGTATTCGCCGCCTTCTATTGTAGATTGGGCTATTCCATTGATAAAGAGAGGGAAGCTCTTGGCTGTATACGATCCAAGGATTCCACCTCCTAAGGACCCTGGCATAAGAAAGCAATTGGCAGTTGTGGCTGCAAAATGTGTGAGGCCATGTAGGGAGAGAAGGCCAACAATGAAGGAGGTGGCCGAATGTTTGAGTGGGCTGAGTAAGTTGGTGCCTTTACATTCTTGGAATGGTTTTACCAATCCATGTATGATGGTTGAGACCGTGGGCCGACCTGTGGAGTGGAGAACCAGCCAGTTGAACTTGAAGGGAAAAGGTAGTAAACTAAGAGATTTGGATGGTGGTGATGCTAGACTTGCAACGCCACTGAGGAATTCACCTAGGGTTTACTCTGACTTGGGGTTGCGCAGCAATTTGATGGACTTAATGGCTGGAAATGATGGGCAGTCTGAGTTTCGTGGAGAGGGTGATGAGGTTGAACCTAAGTCAAAATCTATCAGTAGAGCTTTGAGCTGCAGATATGTAAGCGGCTCAGTTGTTGGTAGAAGAAACGATGAGTCTTTGGCTCACAGCAACGGTAGAGGAGGTGCATCCCGTTTGAGAAGAAACAGTTCGGTTGGTGAGCATTCAGATAGGGATTGA